One Janthinobacterium sp. J1-1 genomic region harbors:
- the traL gene encoding type IV conjugative transfer system protein TraL — protein MDFAIPSKHDEPPKMLWWDFDQATIFMLFVVFGILSGFLFLGVVIGVWTARWYSKKKAGKHRYYVVHILYWYLPSQIIFPFPPLPPSSIREFIG, from the coding sequence ATGGACTTCGCCATCCCCTCGAAACACGACGAGCCGCCCAAAATGCTGTGGTGGGACTTTGACCAGGCCACGATTTTCATGCTCTTCGTGGTGTTTGGCATCCTGTCCGGCTTTCTGTTCCTGGGGGTGGTGATCGGTGTCTGGACCGCTCGCTGGTACAGCAAGAAAAAGGCCGGCAAGCACCGCTACTACGTGGTGCACATCCTGTACTGGTACCTGCCGAGCCAGATCATCTTCCCGTTCCCGCCTCTGCCGCCATCCTCCATCCGCGAATTCATAGGCTAA
- a CDS encoding hybrid sensor histidine kinase/response regulator has product MIALIRENWAKFVVFLAISIVATGIIGYYSYALLVSPTQFIATAGPKEGYYWTVAQYQIHFERLDNQIVRFASGLDTNVDTLKLRQQVLQSKYQILASESTLTAFFVNSVPLYRESVDKLGMFMADADADIDLLRTRPATVSKLVGRFDEIRDTVSTLSNAVRFAEMKQREATLADFTDKRSKLYALVMVLWIMFLVGAGLLMLNFYRSKKLTLQNEASLLAERRAEEALAEAVFTKNTILGTLSHELKTPLQTIMSSIDLLVKRMKNERDIVVVNRLLAAAERLEAQMEDLTDYARLGAGKLALRRIEFDPGDLLDRVVNEFQEVAQRKNLDLVIRRKRSVSLVASDARRIEQIAANLITNAIKYTPSGRIQVSLDIIDGAQPLLRLMVEDTGPGISEEKLPTLFEPFTQLDQSRTRKYDGAGMGLAIVRRLVELFGGRIDVQSMPGRGTRFAVQLPVEVLANDAGTAPQVQNEAPARQRILLVDDNAEVRISMQEILSEIGYVADVADSGNVALQKLATHAYDAILLDISMPGMDGFEVAATVRASPGDNQAIPIVALSAYSPDAGTPVQWVHFTAHVAKPVRLATLRQIMAEVLIIDNTNEPGSEVHTACKQANRARFC; this is encoded by the coding sequence ATGATTGCGCTGATCCGTGAAAATTGGGCCAAGTTTGTCGTGTTTTTGGCCATTAGCATCGTTGCCACCGGAATAATCGGCTATTACAGCTATGCACTGCTTGTATCGCCGACACAGTTCATTGCAACCGCAGGGCCAAAAGAGGGCTATTACTGGACCGTCGCCCAGTACCAGATCCATTTCGAGCGGCTCGACAACCAGATCGTGCGCTTCGCTTCGGGCTTGGATACGAACGTCGACACGCTCAAGCTGCGTCAGCAGGTCCTGCAGTCGAAATACCAAATCCTGGCCAGCGAGTCCACCTTGACCGCCTTTTTCGTCAACAGTGTCCCGCTGTACCGGGAATCGGTCGACAAGCTCGGCATGTTCATGGCTGACGCCGATGCCGATATCGATCTGCTCCGTACCCGGCCCGCCACAGTCAGCAAACTTGTTGGACGCTTCGACGAAATCCGCGACACCGTCAGCACGCTCTCGAACGCCGTTCGGTTTGCAGAGATGAAGCAACGCGAAGCGACGCTGGCCGACTTCACCGATAAGCGCAGCAAGCTGTATGCGTTGGTTATGGTGTTGTGGATTATGTTTCTCGTCGGCGCAGGACTGCTCATGTTGAACTTCTATCGTTCCAAGAAACTGACGCTGCAAAATGAGGCCTCCTTGCTGGCGGAGCGGCGAGCAGAGGAGGCGCTTGCCGAAGCTGTCTTCACGAAAAACACCATCCTCGGTACCCTCAGCCACGAATTGAAGACGCCCTTGCAGACGATCATGTCCTCGATCGACCTGTTGGTCAAGCGCATGAAAAATGAGCGGGATATCGTCGTGGTCAACCGGCTCTTGGCAGCGGCCGAGCGACTGGAGGCGCAAATGGAAGACTTGACCGATTACGCGAGGCTCGGCGCCGGCAAGTTGGCGCTGCGGCGCATCGAGTTCGATCCAGGCGATTTGCTGGACAGGGTGGTCAACGAGTTTCAGGAGGTGGCACAACGCAAGAACCTTGACCTCGTCATACGGCGCAAGCGAAGTGTATCGTTGGTTGCATCTGATGCGCGCCGCATCGAACAGATCGCGGCCAATTTAATCACCAACGCCATCAAGTACACTCCAAGCGGTCGCATTCAGGTTTCGCTCGACATCATCGACGGCGCGCAGCCGCTGTTACGCCTGATGGTCGAAGACACGGGACCTGGTATCAGTGAGGAAAAGCTGCCTACGCTATTTGAACCGTTTACTCAGCTCGACCAGAGCAGGACCCGCAAGTACGACGGTGCCGGCATGGGCCTGGCCATCGTCCGCCGCCTGGTCGAGCTTTTCGGCGGTCGGATCGACGTGCAATCGATGCCCGGCCGCGGTACCCGCTTCGCGGTGCAGTTACCGGTGGAGGTGCTGGCAAACGATGCCGGCACCGCCCCACAGGTTCAGAATGAGGCGCCGGCACGACAACGGATACTATTGGTCGACGACAATGCGGAGGTACGCATCTCGATGCAGGAAATCCTTTCCGAAATCGGCTACGTGGCGGATGTGGCGGACAGCGGCAACGTCGCCCTGCAGAAGCTGGCCACACACGCTTACGACGCCATCTTGTTGGACATCAGCATGCCGGGCATGGATGGGTTCGAGGTCGCGGCAACCGTCAGGGCCTCGCCTGGCGACAATCAAGCGATTCCAATCGTCGCCCTCAGCGCGTATTCACCTGATGCCGGAACGCCGGTGCAATGGGTGCATTTTACGGCCCATGTCGCGAAGCCTGTTCGCCTTGCCACGCTACGCCAGATCATGGCTGAGGTTCTCATCATCGACAATACTAACGAACCAGGCAGTGAGGTTCATACCGCTTGCAAGCAAGCGAACAGGGCGCGTTTTTGCTAA
- a CDS encoding DUF1173 domain-containing protein: MTTYRIGEELIEKGSNQLERMLAAIHGSRIRPVCLCRPAGIEMYVVRLEGRYFIKRMPNTGGDHDPSCASYEPPAELSGLGQVLGTAIVENPDIGTTTLKLQFSLTKASGRAAPTPGEGASDSVRTDGTRLSIRALLHFLWDQAGFQKWSPAMHGKRNWSVLRKYLLQASRHKNTKGSELADLLYIPEPFSLERKEGIAQRRTAQLSRIAEGHGQTGARKLMVLIAEVKELAPSRNGYKLIAKHLSDFHFLMNPDLHKRLVKRFDLEISLSASIEGTHLVAIATFGVNKAGVASIEEMGLMVTTDSWIPFESLPEKNLIDKLSRDERRFIKGLRYNLADTRPLAAAVLTDTHVPTVMYIHPPGAGEEYAIALAELVDGSKTASWIWHPDQEEMPPLPQVETANAFARESHKGRVPQQTG; encoded by the coding sequence ATGACGACCTACCGTATTGGAGAGGAGCTGATTGAAAAGGGTTCGAACCAGCTCGAAAGGATGCTCGCCGCGATTCATGGCAGCAGGATACGCCCTGTCTGCCTATGCCGTCCCGCAGGAATTGAGATGTATGTCGTACGCCTCGAGGGACGGTATTTCATCAAACGTATGCCCAATACCGGCGGCGATCATGATCCAAGCTGCGCGTCCTACGAACCGCCAGCTGAGTTATCCGGCCTCGGGCAAGTCCTGGGTACGGCGATTGTCGAAAATCCTGACATCGGCACGACCACTCTGAAGCTTCAGTTCTCCCTGACCAAGGCAAGCGGGCGCGCCGCGCCCACGCCAGGGGAGGGCGCGAGCGACAGTGTGAGAACCGACGGCACCAGGCTCTCGATTCGCGCGTTGTTGCACTTCCTTTGGGACCAGGCGGGCTTTCAGAAATGGTCGCCGGCGATGCACGGAAAACGCAACTGGAGCGTGTTGAGAAAGTATCTCCTCCAGGCATCCCGGCACAAGAACACCAAGGGCAGCGAGTTGGCGGATCTCCTGTATATTCCTGAGCCTTTCTCGCTTGAGCGGAAAGAAGGAATTGCCCAGCGCCGTACTGCCCAGCTGTCGCGGATCGCCGAAGGCCACGGCCAGACTGGCGCCCGCAAGCTCATGGTGCTGATCGCCGAGGTCAAGGAACTGGCGCCGTCCCGCAACGGCTACAAGCTGATCGCCAAACATCTCAGCGATTTTCACTTTCTGATGAACCCTGATCTGCATAAGCGACTAGTCAAGCGGTTCGACCTGGAGATAAGCTTGTCGGCCAGTATTGAAGGTACCCATCTCGTTGCGATTGCCACCTTTGGCGTCAACAAGGCCGGCGTAGCCTCGATCGAGGAAATGGGCCTCATGGTGACTACGGACAGCTGGATTCCATTTGAGAGCTTGCCGGAAAAAAATCTCATTGATAAATTGTCGCGTGATGAAAGGCGCTTCATCAAGGGTCTACGCTACAATCTGGCGGACACGCGCCCACTGGCCGCGGCGGTGCTGACCGACACGCATGTGCCCACGGTAATGTACATACACCCGCCGGGGGCAGGGGAGGAGTATGCCATCGCGCTGGCGGAACTGGTCGACGGCAGCAAGACAGCCTCGTGGATCTGGCATCCCGATCAGGAGGAAATGCCGCCTTTGCCGCAGGTGGAAACGGCAAACGCTTTCGCGCGCGAAAGTCACAAGGGACGTGTGCCGCAGCAAACTGGGTAG
- a CDS encoding lytic transglycosylase domain-containing protein: MRQSPTTCHRAKVRSAAAAGAAVTVAMLLAVHTLADASPIPSQCFAQASERFRLTSPDVLRAIAQQESSGRCIARHPANADGSYDIGCMGINSSWLPTLQKKFGLSEQDLYAPCINVHVGAWIFAKNVRQYGDSWQALGAYNAKSEYKRIEYAWKIYKHLSPAR; this comes from the coding sequence ATGCGCCAGTCCCCCACCACATGCCACCGCGCCAAGGTTCGCAGCGCCGCCGCTGCGGGCGCTGCGGTTACCGTCGCGATGCTTCTTGCTGTGCACACACTGGCAGACGCTTCGCCCATCCCGTCCCAGTGTTTCGCGCAGGCAAGCGAGCGTTTCAGGCTGACTAGTCCGGATGTACTCCGCGCCATTGCGCAGCAGGAGTCGTCTGGCCGCTGCATCGCGCGCCACCCTGCCAACGCCGACGGCAGCTACGACATCGGCTGCATGGGCATCAACAGCAGCTGGCTACCCACGTTGCAAAAGAAGTTTGGTCTGAGCGAGCAAGACCTGTACGCCCCTTGCATCAACGTCCACGTCGGGGCTTGGATTTTCGCCAAAAACGTCCGCCAGTACGGCGATTCATGGCAAGCGCTCGGTGCCTACAACGCGAAAAGCGAATACAAACGGATTGAATACGCATGGAAAATTTACAAACATCTTTCCCCCGCACGCTAA
- a CDS encoding restriction endonuclease, whose translation MRGQFALFKLCCRCGPWAILCLTGSVYLLLRLLVPYSLRDLPLLAPLSRLAVTAAPWLAAKFLLPLPVAIWRASRERRLVRKMASIGTLRAMRWDELEMAVRCLFEQYGYTASRVGGAGADGGVDVIVRKAGRTLLVQCKQWHARQVSVSVVRELGWCTAPTAVSLSLAARSPRKPGRLHRTPVLFWSTALSC comes from the coding sequence ATGCGCGGTCAGTTCGCCCTCTTCAAACTGTGCTGCCGGTGCGGACCTTGGGCCATTCTGTGCCTCACCGGCAGCGTTTATCTGCTTCTCCGGCTGCTTGTGCCCTACTCCTTGCGGGACCTTCCCCTGCTTGCGCCGCTATCCCGGCTCGCAGTGACGGCGGCGCCATGGCTGGCCGCTAAGTTTCTGCTGCCACTGCCGGTGGCGATTTGGCGTGCCTCACGCGAGCGTCGCCTGGTACGCAAGATGGCGTCGATCGGGACGCTGCGCGCCATGCGGTGGGATGAATTGGAGATGGCGGTGCGGTGCCTGTTCGAGCAATACGGTTATACCGCCTCTCGCGTTGGAGGCGCGGGGGCGGATGGCGGCGTCGACGTCATTGTGCGCAAAGCGGGGCGAACGCTGCTAGTGCAGTGCAAGCAGTGGCATGCGAGGCAGGTGAGCGTGAGTGTGGTGCGTGAGCTGGGGTGGTGCACGGCGCCGACGGCGGTGTCATTGTCACTTGCGGCGCGTTCACCAAGGAAGCCAGGTCGTTTGCATCGCACGCCGGTATTGTTCTGGTCGACGGCTTTGAGCTGCTGA
- a CDS encoding TrfB-related DNA-binding protein has translation MKLSRLAADDFARIATRTKKMGVDALSMASGVLVNQRSLPELAKEYDVSKQRVHLAVETIRKEYAAGKEECGWMNVELELPHALAHALAQFAVALHDQPDESARQAAIVKVCRALTLAEKLLN, from the coding sequence ATGAAATTATCACGTCTTGCTGCAGACGACTTTGCCCGGATTGCAACCAGGACGAAGAAGATGGGAGTCGATGCATTGAGCATGGCAAGCGGCGTGTTGGTGAATCAGCGCTCCCTGCCTGAGTTGGCTAAAGAATATGATGTCTCCAAGCAGCGTGTGCATCTCGCTGTTGAGACTATCCGCAAGGAGTATGCGGCAGGAAAAGAGGAATGTGGCTGGATGAACGTCGAGCTGGAACTGCCGCATGCCTTGGCGCACGCGCTCGCGCAGTTCGCTGTCGCACTGCACGACCAACCCGACGAGAGCGCGAGACAAGCCGCCATCGTGAAAGTTTGCCGAGCGCTTACCTTAGCGGAGAAACTGCTCAACTGA
- a CDS encoding molybdopterin-dependent oxidoreductase, with protein sequence MGMIFSFLGGLYLAAGIITATAGAGAEHMVTLEVVGNIRNFSDPARRLFQLTPTQFHALPQYSITTATSWTPVVTFSGVKMEDLMQAAGAQGSYAMVYALDDYSVRIPVSDFRKYGVIIARYMNGQPLLRNGFGPYFIIYPRDKYPHELSTPTAEAKFIWQVNRIEFK encoded by the coding sequence ATGGGCATGATCTTCAGCTTCCTGGGTGGTCTGTATTTGGCAGCCGGAATAATCACTGCCACTGCCGGCGCCGGCGCCGAGCACATGGTGACGCTTGAAGTCGTCGGCAACATCAGGAACTTCAGCGATCCTGCCAGGCGCCTGTTCCAGTTGACGCCGACGCAGTTCCACGCCTTGCCACAATATTCCATCACTACGGCGACATCGTGGACTCCGGTGGTCACCTTCTCGGGCGTGAAGATGGAGGATTTGATGCAAGCGGCCGGGGCCCAGGGAAGTTACGCAATGGTATATGCGCTGGACGATTACTCAGTGCGCATACCGGTGTCAGATTTCAGAAAATATGGCGTTATCATTGCACGATACATGAATGGCCAGCCCCTGCTGCGCAACGGTTTTGGGCCATACTTCATCATTTATCCGAGGGACAAGTATCCTCATGAGTTGAGCACCCCTACGGCCGAAGCCAAATTTATCTGGCAGGTTAACCGAATTGAGTTTAAATGA
- a CDS encoding restriction endonuclease: MVHGADGGVIVTCGAFTKEARSFASHAGIVLVDGFELLRMRHSPGFSLPVSPVLASGAPVAPENTDGCPNCGVIMIRRSARSGRSAGRQFLGCANYPVCCGTRPL; encoded by the coding sequence GTGGTGCACGGCGCCGACGGCGGTGTCATTGTCACTTGCGGCGCGTTCACCAAGGAAGCCAGGTCGTTTGCATCGCACGCCGGTATTGTTCTGGTCGACGGCTTTGAGCTGCTGAGAATGCGTCACTCGCCGGGTTTCTCTTTGCCTGTCTCGCCGGTCCTGGCGTCAGGCGCACCGGTAGCACCGGAAAACACAGATGGTTGCCCGAACTGTGGTGTGATCATGATCCGCCGCAGCGCCAGGAGCGGCAGATCCGCAGGGCGGCAGTTCCTGGGCTGTGCGAACTACCCAGTTTGCTGCGGCACACGTCCCTTGTGA
- a CDS encoding helix-turn-helix domain-containing protein produces the protein MHLSEQPDNSNSILTAVKGLMFRSGVSDRQQSRKLAEILNLSYSQAHRKLNGGVDWTIGQLQIVADYFGESLSVIGLGGGEDSNSGVAHRATVTLGQECMQYPCLVWVGEPLGANARVDFVALRDGDNWSVMEATRLTDNRPRYRVNKLELEVRQPSAPTVAIVDDEAGFADNLCEFLNDSGFQAFAFYTPVSLERAMEERDFDGYIIDWILGERTAENLIRKIRTSTSQEVPVYLLTGEIVTGLVDESEAARVIKQFGVQWKEKPIRMATFAAELQKTLGV, from the coding sequence ATGCACCTGAGCGAGCAGCCGGATAATTCAAATTCAATCCTGACGGCAGTGAAGGGGTTGATGTTTCGCAGCGGGGTGAGTGATCGCCAGCAAAGCAGGAAGTTGGCGGAAATCCTGAACCTGAGCTACTCGCAGGCACATCGGAAGCTGAATGGCGGAGTCGACTGGACGATCGGCCAACTGCAGATCGTCGCCGATTATTTCGGTGAATCCTTATCCGTCATCGGGCTGGGAGGGGGAGAAGACAGCAACAGCGGCGTGGCCCATCGGGCCACGGTAACGCTTGGCCAGGAGTGCATGCAGTATCCCTGCCTGGTCTGGGTCGGCGAGCCACTGGGAGCAAATGCCAGGGTTGATTTTGTAGCGCTGCGCGACGGCGATAATTGGTCAGTGATGGAGGCCACGCGGCTCACAGATAATCGGCCGCGATACCGGGTAAACAAGCTGGAGCTGGAAGTGAGGCAGCCGTCGGCGCCCACCGTGGCGATCGTCGATGATGAAGCGGGTTTCGCGGATAACCTGTGCGAATTCCTCAATGACAGCGGTTTCCAGGCCTTCGCCTTTTACACCCCGGTCTCGCTTGAACGCGCCATGGAAGAGAGAGACTTCGACGGCTACATCATTGACTGGATATTGGGCGAGCGGACCGCTGAGAACCTGATCCGCAAGATCCGAACCTCCACGAGCCAAGAGGTCCCAGTCTACTTGCTGACCGGCGAAATAGTCACCGGCTTGGTTGACGAATCAGAGGCCGCCAGGGTGATCAAGCAATTTGGCGTGCAGTGGAAGGAAAAACCGATCAGGATGGCGACCTTTGCCGCAGAGCTTCAAAAAACCTTGGGCGTATGA
- the traA gene encoding TraA family conjugative transfer protein — MNATLQSSTLSRKTLVIATMLLMVIMALMATAHAGVTGVEFQPTYDLIIGWAKGYLGKIFAVAAFLIGAGFSAARQNPMPAIFGLVLALIIGFGPSLIESILTATV, encoded by the coding sequence GTGAACGCTACTCTCCAATCCTCCACCCTTTCCCGTAAAACGCTGGTCATCGCCACAATGCTCCTGATGGTGATCATGGCACTGATGGCCACCGCTCATGCGGGCGTCACCGGTGTCGAGTTCCAGCCCACCTATGACCTGATCATCGGCTGGGCCAAGGGCTACCTGGGCAAGATCTTCGCGGTAGCAGCCTTCCTGATCGGCGCTGGCTTCTCTGCGGCGCGCCAGAATCCGATGCCAGCCATCTTCGGCCTGGTCCTGGCACTGATCATCGGCTTCGGCCCGTCGCTGATCGAGTCCATCCTGACCGCCACCGTCTAA
- a CDS encoding TraE/TraK family type IV conjugative transfer system protein: protein MDKNSYLGQLEVEQKKNRDLRWLLGGAIFVILVMASTIRAQTGETKTAFVPPEITRPFWISSEDASQSYYEDLAQFINGLSLNVTPETVKRACQQYLTYVLDKDRDAYRKKCDLQEARVKRDGSTSMFSVKEINTDMKNRRVAIGGDLVTIIAGKPFPPRRQTYVIDFVHSGGRFYITNHHEADNADPFAEKK, encoded by the coding sequence ATGGACAAGAATTCCTACCTCGGGCAGCTCGAAGTCGAGCAAAAGAAAAACCGCGACCTGCGCTGGCTGCTCGGCGGAGCCATCTTCGTGATCCTGGTGATGGCGAGCACTATCCGCGCGCAGACGGGGGAAACCAAAACGGCGTTCGTCCCGCCCGAGATTACCAGACCGTTCTGGATCAGCAGCGAGGACGCCTCGCAGTCCTACTACGAGGACCTGGCCCAGTTCATCAACGGCCTGTCGCTGAACGTCACGCCCGAGACAGTGAAACGGGCGTGCCAGCAGTACCTGACCTACGTGCTCGACAAGGACCGCGACGCGTACAGGAAAAAATGCGATCTGCAAGAGGCCAGGGTCAAGCGCGACGGCTCTACTTCCATGTTTTCGGTGAAGGAAATCAATACTGACATGAAGAACCGGCGCGTCGCCATTGGCGGCGACCTGGTCACGATCATCGCCGGCAAACCTTTCCCTCCGCGCCGCCAGACCTACGTGATCGACTTCGTGCATTCCGGGGGCCGTTTCTATATCACAAACCACCATGAGGCTGACAATGCTGATCCCTTTGCTGAGAAAAAATAG
- a CDS encoding type-F conjugative transfer system secretin TraK, which translates to MLIPLLRKNSRSTLSSAALAIALSGTAGAVGAVQIVEGGDGSTIYAKLSKQEMTRLSVEHGRIASLRVREGELGIDADEDTGQVFLTVPDGASKPINGFLVTDNGNTYTLVLQIVDSPADSIIVKQPKARAAQTRNDFQSTSYDKAIRRLVTLMANDELPDDVQVKQSGRKLDLWQEASMTLETQYFIGDMVGERYTIANVSQAAMVLDEREFYRKGVSVVALDQLNLAPGASTRLYVVREKAQNE; encoded by the coding sequence ATGCTGATCCCTTTGCTGAGAAAAAATAGCCGCAGCACGCTTTCCTCGGCGGCACTGGCGATAGCCCTGTCCGGTACCGCCGGCGCTGTCGGCGCCGTCCAGATCGTCGAAGGCGGCGACGGTAGCACCATCTATGCAAAGCTGTCGAAGCAGGAAATGACGCGGCTCTCAGTCGAGCACGGCCGGATCGCCTCGCTGCGTGTGCGCGAGGGTGAACTGGGCATCGACGCCGACGAAGACACGGGACAGGTCTTCCTGACCGTACCCGACGGCGCCAGCAAACCGATAAATGGATTCCTGGTCACTGACAACGGCAACACCTACACGCTCGTGCTGCAGATCGTCGACTCGCCGGCGGACTCCATTATCGTCAAGCAACCAAAGGCGCGGGCTGCGCAGACACGCAACGACTTCCAGTCCACCAGCTACGACAAGGCCATCAGGCGCCTCGTCACGCTGATGGCGAACGACGAACTGCCAGACGATGTCCAGGTCAAGCAGTCCGGCCGCAAGCTCGACCTGTGGCAAGAAGCTTCCATGACACTGGAGACGCAGTACTTCATTGGCGACATGGTCGGGGAGCGCTACACCATTGCCAACGTGTCGCAGGCCGCCATGGTGTTGGACGAGCGCGAGTTCTACCGCAAGGGGGTCAGCGTCGTCGCCTTGGATCAGCTCAATCTCGCGCCTGGCGCGTCGACCCGCCTCTACGTGGTGAGGGAGAAGGCCCAAAATGAATGA